The following proteins are encoded in a genomic region of Vibrio spartinae:
- a CDS encoding PTS sugar transporter subunit IIB, which produces MKIIVVCGNGLGTSLMMEMSIKAIVKELNIDATVDHVDLGSAKGTDCDIFVGTNDIAEQLNALAVAPRIVALDNMVDKAAMKARLSLALQALGYL; this is translated from the coding sequence ATGAAAATTATAGTTGTTTGCGGTAATGGTCTTGGCACCAGCCTGATGATGGAAATGAGTATTAAAGCGATTGTAAAAGAGCTCAATATTGATGCGACCGTTGATCATGTTGATCTCGGCTCAGCGAAAGGCACCGATTGTGACATCTTCGTCGGTACGAACGATATTGCCGAGCAGTTAAATGCGTTGGCGGTAGCGCCACGTATTGTTGCACTGGATAACATGGTTGATAAAGCTGCGATGAAAGCGCGTTTGTCTCTGGCTTTGCAAGCGCTCGGTTACCTGTAA
- a CDS encoding LacI family DNA-binding transcriptional regulator: protein MSRPRKRRSTGSVTLADVAQKAGVGTMTVSRALRTPDLVSEHLREKIQQVVDELGYIPNKAAGTLASADSHSIALVIPSLFEKSCAVFLPKFQHTLNKAGYQLLIGYSDYSITQEESLVSTFLESRPAGVVLFGQEHTKRTHQLLKSTNTIVLEIAEQCSKENYLNIGFDYFDVGKTCTKHLIEQGFKHIGFIGARGDHFTLQHQLHGWQSAMIDSYLTPDHFLTTPDAPSSQLGAEGLAKLLLRDSVLDAFVCSHEDIAIGALFECHRRMLKVPKDVAIMCLEGSSMGEHAYPSLSCAEFDYETMGTKAAEKLIRAIKGDDLLVSSTTLKYKLKRRASTAG, encoded by the coding sequence ATGAGCAGACCGCGTAAACGAAGAAGTACAGGTAGCGTCACATTGGCTGATGTCGCGCAAAAAGCAGGTGTCGGCACAATGACGGTGTCACGAGCATTAAGAACACCGGATTTAGTTTCAGAACATCTCAGAGAAAAAATTCAGCAAGTTGTTGATGAGCTTGGTTATATCCCCAATAAAGCAGCGGGAACACTTGCATCCGCAGACAGTCACTCTATCGCACTGGTCATTCCGTCACTTTTTGAAAAATCTTGTGCGGTTTTCCTGCCGAAGTTTCAACATACACTCAATAAAGCGGGCTATCAGTTACTCATCGGCTACAGTGATTATTCAATCACTCAGGAAGAAAGTCTGGTCTCCACATTTTTGGAAAGTCGCCCGGCGGGTGTCGTGCTGTTCGGCCAAGAGCATACCAAGCGAACCCACCAACTGCTGAAATCAACCAATACCATTGTGTTAGAAATCGCAGAGCAATGTTCAAAAGAAAACTACTTAAACATCGGCTTTGATTACTTCGACGTCGGGAAAACGTGTACCAAGCATCTGATTGAACAAGGCTTTAAACATATTGGCTTCATCGGTGCGCGAGGTGACCATTTTACCTTGCAACATCAACTACATGGCTGGCAAAGTGCGATGATCGATAGCTATTTAACCCCCGATCATTTCTTAACCACACCGGATGCCCCCTCTTCTCAATTAGGCGCGGAAGGGCTCGCGAAACTGCTTTTACGCGATTCAGTCTTGGATGCATTCGTATGCAGTCATGAAGATATTGCGATTGGGGCGTTATTTGAATGTCATCGCAGAATGCTCAAGGTGCCGAAAGATGTCGCAATTATGTGTCTTGAAGGTTCATCGATGGGAGAACACGCCTACCCAAGTCTGAGCTGTGCGGAGTTTGACTATGAGACCATGGGGACAAAAGCCGCTGAAAAGCTGATACGCGCCATAAAAGGTGACGACTTATTGGTGTCGTCAACTACCCTCAAATATAAGCTCAAACGCAGAGCCAGTACCGCGGGGTAA
- a CDS encoding PTS ascorbate transporter subunit IIC: MEFFNFLMNDVLSEPSVLVGFIALIGLIAQKKSVTECIKGTVKTILGFIILGAGAGLVVSALGDFATIFQHAFGITGVVPNNEAIVSIAQKSFGREMAMIMFFAMLVNILIARFTPWKFIFLTGHHTLFMSMMVAAILASSGMEGVSLIALGSIVVGCMMVFFPAIAHRYMKQVTGSDDVAIGHFSTLSYVLAGFIGSKLGNKEHSTEDMNVPKSLLFLRDTPVAISFTMGIIFIITCLFAGGDYVREVSGGKHWFMFALIQSISFAGGVYVILQGVRMIIAEIVPAFKGISDKLVPNAKPALDCPVVFPYAPNAVLVGFLSSFTAGLIGMLLLYMMNLTIIIPGVVPHFFVGAAAGVFGNATGGRRGAILGAFAQGLLITFLPVFLLPVLGDLGFANTTFSDSDFGVIGILLGLIVR, translated from the coding sequence ATGGAATTCTTTAATTTCTTAATGAATGATGTCCTGTCAGAACCCTCGGTGTTGGTCGGTTTTATCGCCTTGATCGGTCTGATTGCACAGAAAAAATCGGTGACGGAATGTATCAAAGGAACCGTAAAAACAATACTGGGTTTTATCATCTTGGGGGCAGGGGCCGGTCTGGTCGTGAGCGCGCTTGGTGATTTTGCTACCATTTTTCAACACGCCTTTGGCATTACCGGTGTTGTTCCCAATAACGAAGCTATCGTCTCGATTGCGCAAAAATCATTTGGCCGGGAAATGGCGATGATCATGTTCTTTGCGATGCTGGTGAATATTTTGATTGCGCGTTTTACACCATGGAAATTTATCTTTTTGACCGGGCATCATACCCTGTTTATGTCCATGATGGTTGCCGCGATTCTTGCCAGCAGCGGGATGGAAGGTGTGTCGCTGATTGCTTTAGGTTCGATTGTGGTCGGTTGTATGATGGTGTTCTTCCCTGCCATTGCTCACCGCTACATGAAGCAGGTGACCGGTTCTGATGATGTCGCAATTGGTCACTTTTCGACACTGTCTTATGTGCTCGCTGGGTTTATCGGTAGCAAACTGGGCAATAAAGAACACTCCACTGAAGATATGAATGTTCCGAAAAGCTTATTGTTTTTACGGGATACGCCGGTTGCTATCTCGTTCACCATGGGGATCATTTTCATTATCACCTGTCTGTTCGCCGGCGGTGACTATGTTCGTGAGGTCAGTGGGGGTAAACATTGGTTTATGTTTGCCTTAATCCAGTCAATCTCCTTTGCCGGTGGGGTATATGTCATCCTTCAAGGGGTACGGATGATTATCGCGGAAATCGTACCGGCGTTTAAAGGCATCTCCGATAAGCTGGTTCCCAATGCAAAACCTGCATTGGATTGTCCGGTGGTCTTTCCCTATGCGCCGAACGCGGTATTGGTCGGTTTCCTGTCGAGTTTTACCGCAGGTTTAATCGGGATGCTGCTGCTGTACATGATGAATTTAACCATCATCATTCCCGGTGTGGTACCGCACTTCTTCGTCGGGGCTGCCGCAGGTGTTTTCGGTAACGCAACCGGCGGACGACGCGGTGCTATCTTAGGCGCGTTCGCGCAAGGGCTGCTGATCACATTCCTGCCAGTCTTTCTACTCCCTGTACTGGGCGATTTAGGATTTGCCAATACCACATTCAGTGATTCTGATTTCGGAGTGATAGGGATCCTGCTTGGATTGATCGTTCGTTAA
- a CDS encoding tyramine oxidase subunit B: MSESTKIDFIYLSEQDMLNAGVTDMPSCVDTMEEMFGLLWQGDYRMAGANNDSHGAMVIFPEESPFPTMPKPTADRRLMAMPAYLGGNFQTCGVKWYGSNIANREKGLPRSILMFILNDIETGAPLAYMSANLLSAYRTGAVPGVGARHLARKDSKVIGLLGPGVMGKTAVAAFITACPQIDTIKVKGRGQKSLDSFLTWLASTYPQITTVEIVDSLEDVVRGSDIVTYCNSGETGDPSTYPIVKREWVKPGAFLAMPAYCRLDEGMEQDDVRKVLDNTGLYQAWYEEVPKPAHHHIPVIGVRFMDMIAEGKITLDQLEDIGEIVSGEAPGRHNDEEIVIMSVGGLPVEDVAWATVIYRKALAQGIGVKLNLWDEPELS, encoded by the coding sequence ATGTCAGAGAGTACCAAAATCGATTTTATTTACCTGTCGGAGCAGGACATGCTCAACGCTGGTGTTACCGATATGCCAAGCTGTGTCGATACCATGGAAGAAATGTTTGGCCTGCTGTGGCAGGGCGACTATCGCATGGCCGGTGCAAATAATGATTCTCATGGTGCGATGGTCATTTTTCCGGAGGAATCGCCTTTTCCGACCATGCCGAAACCGACCGCTGATCGTCGTTTGATGGCCATGCCGGCTTATCTCGGCGGAAATTTCCAGACGTGCGGGGTGAAATGGTATGGCTCTAACATTGCCAACCGGGAAAAAGGGCTGCCACGTTCGATCCTCATGTTTATCCTCAACGATATTGAGACAGGGGCGCCACTGGCATATATGTCTGCGAACCTGTTATCCGCTTACCGTACCGGTGCTGTTCCGGGCGTTGGTGCCCGTCATCTGGCGCGTAAAGACTCGAAAGTGATCGGCCTGCTTGGCCCCGGTGTGATGGGCAAAACGGCCGTGGCTGCATTTATTACCGCCTGTCCTCAGATTGATACCATCAAAGTGAAAGGCCGCGGACAGAAAAGTCTCGATAGCTTCCTCACATGGTTGGCATCCACCTATCCGCAAATCACTACTGTCGAGATTGTCGATTCACTGGAAGACGTGGTGCGAGGCTCCGATATCGTGACGTACTGTAATTCGGGCGAGACCGGTGACCCATCGACATATCCGATCGTCAAACGCGAATGGGTCAAACCGGGCGCTTTCTTGGCGATGCCCGCCTATTGTCGCCTGGATGAGGGGATGGAGCAGGATGACGTGCGCAAAGTGCTCGACAATACCGGTTTGTATCAAGCTTGGTACGAAGAAGTGCCGAAGCCGGCCCATCATCATATTCCGGTGATCGGTGTGCGCTTTATGGACATGATTGCCGAAGGAAAAATCACCCTCGATCAACTTGAAGATATCGGTGAGATAGTCTCCGGTGAAGCGCCCGGTCGCCACAACGATGAAGAGATCGTCATTATGTCCGTCGGGGGCTTACCCGTAGAAGATGTGGCGTGGGCAACGGTGATTTACCGTAAGGCACTCGCGCAGGGAATCGGCGTCAAACTGAACCTGTGGGACGAGCCTGAGCTAAGTTGA
- a CDS encoding amino acid ABC transporter permease, giving the protein MDYDFNFSVVWRNWDILISGLGLGLGLAFISILIGCVIGIICAFMMLSKNRFFKYVSSIYVTIIRNTPILVLILFTYFALPQMGIRIGKIESFIITLSIYAGAYLTEVFRSGLTSISKGLYEAGLAIGLTPLQIKRMILVPIMIRNILPSLTNNFISLFKDTSLAAAISIPELTFYARKINVESFRVIETWMVTSGIYIIVCFLLGYALRVLEKKITISKTRKNSSTSTSIISSSLGKENC; this is encoded by the coding sequence ATGGATTATGATTTCAATTTCAGTGTTGTATGGCGAAATTGGGACATATTAATATCGGGGTTAGGCTTAGGTCTGGGTCTAGCCTTCATTTCTATTTTAATTGGCTGCGTTATTGGAATCATATGCGCATTCATGATGTTATCAAAAAATAGATTTTTTAAATATGTTTCATCTATTTACGTTACAATCATTCGTAATACGCCGATTTTAGTATTAATACTCTTCACCTATTTTGCGTTGCCACAGATGGGGATACGCATCGGGAAAATAGAGTCATTTATTATAACGCTTTCTATTTATGCGGGGGCTTATCTTACAGAGGTTTTCCGCTCAGGGTTAACATCAATATCGAAAGGGTTATATGAAGCAGGCTTGGCTATTGGATTAACACCGTTGCAAATAAAACGAATGATCCTCGTCCCTATCATGATACGAAACATATTACCATCACTTACAAATAATTTTATTTCTTTATTCAAGGATACTTCTCTCGCAGCAGCGATTTCGATACCAGAGTTAACATTTTATGCAAGAAAAATAAACGTTGAGAGTTTTCGGGTGATTGAAACATGGATGGTAACAAGTGGCATCTATATTATTGTCTGTTTTTTACTGGGATACGCGCTCAGAGTTTTAGAAAAGAAAATCACGATTTCTAAAACCCGAAAAAACAGTTCAACATCTACAAGCATAATTTCAAGTTCCCTTGGTAAGGAGAATTGCTAA
- a CDS encoding helix-turn-helix domain-containing protein, producing MSKASIVKRVAGIHAKQPWFVLSAAQDFSLCSSDIPEVSHFYGFEADSSASLTLAIPDGCIDILFDCDATSPTAYVCGTTLEATNANFVQQHRYFGVRFVPGVIPDFLNASASEMVNHLLHLHDVVPTCNALFEQVVSAPTFIQQVTLTQQFLKDKSLCSQRKRRFSSLTSQAIEHIFHHKGNIQIKQLEALTGYTSRTLQRQFLSDLGLSPKAFSRIIRCQSAVYHINHQQQVIFSDLAYGLGFSDQSHFLREFKRLVSATPLDYQKRVKHETYLNRIRYN from the coding sequence ATGTCAAAAGCTTCGATTGTCAAACGCGTGGCAGGCATCCACGCCAAACAACCTTGGTTTGTCCTGAGTGCTGCGCAGGATTTTTCGCTCTGTTCCTCTGATATTCCTGAGGTTTCTCACTTCTATGGTTTTGAAGCGGACTCGTCTGCATCACTGACACTCGCAATCCCGGATGGCTGTATCGATATCCTTTTCGATTGTGATGCCACGTCTCCGACCGCATACGTTTGCGGGACGACACTCGAAGCGACCAACGCCAATTTTGTCCAACAACATCGTTATTTCGGGGTTCGGTTTGTGCCGGGTGTCATTCCTGATTTCCTGAATGCGTCGGCCAGTGAAATGGTCAATCATTTACTGCATTTACATGATGTGGTGCCAACGTGCAACGCCCTGTTTGAACAAGTGGTCAGTGCGCCAACGTTTATCCAGCAAGTGACCCTGACGCAGCAGTTTCTGAAAGATAAGTCATTGTGCAGTCAGAGAAAGCGGCGCTTTTCATCTCTCACGTCGCAAGCGATTGAGCACATTTTTCATCACAAAGGGAATATTCAGATCAAACAGTTAGAGGCATTGACCGGCTACACCAGCCGCACGTTACAACGCCAGTTTCTCAGTGATTTAGGACTGTCGCCCAAGGCGTTCAGCCGGATCATCCGGTGCCAGTCTGCGGTGTATCATATTAACCACCAGCAACAGGTCATCTTTTCTGACTTGGCCTATGGTCTGGGATTCAGTGATCAGTCTCATTTTTTGAGAGAATTCAAACGATTAGTCAGTGCCACACCGCTCGATTATCAAAAGCGGGTTAAACACGAAACCTATCTGAACCGGATTCGCTACAACTGA
- a CDS encoding amino acid ABC transporter permease yields the protein MDISYFLHELWNARSAIYHGVIITISISALAIILGTMLGVIVGLALEYGSLPIRFMFRIYIDMIRGTPVFVLILAMFYIPSAAGLNLDAFQAGVIALTIFCSSHIGEIVRGALAAIPIGQTEAAKAIGLTFLKTFIYVLLPQALRQILPTWVNTAAEMVKASTLLSIVGVLELMLTTQQIISRNFMSMEFYLFAGFIYFCINFGIEQLGRYVERKVTIR from the coding sequence ATGGATATATCCTATTTTTTACACGAATTATGGAATGCAAGAAGCGCTATCTACCACGGTGTTATCATCACGATTAGTATCTCAGCATTGGCTATCATCTTAGGCACGATGCTCGGTGTTATCGTTGGACTGGCTCTTGAATATGGGAGTTTACCGATAAGATTCATGTTTCGTATTTATATTGACATGATTCGGGGAACCCCCGTATTTGTTTTAATACTAGCCATGTTTTATATACCTTCAGCAGCGGGCTTAAATTTGGATGCATTCCAAGCCGGGGTGATTGCATTAACCATTTTTTGTAGTTCGCATATTGGAGAGATTGTCCGTGGCGCGCTCGCAGCAATTCCTATTGGACAAACAGAGGCAGCCAAGGCAATTGGATTAACATTTTTAAAAACGTTCATCTATGTTTTGTTGCCTCAGGCATTGAGACAAATTCTCCCGACTTGGGTTAACACAGCGGCTGAAATGGTTAAGGCGTCAACGCTTTTGTCAATTGTTGGCGTTTTAGAACTCATGCTGACTACACAGCAAATAATTTCCAGAAATTTTATGAGTATGGAGTTCTATCTATTCGCAGGTTTTATTTACTTCTGTATTAATTTCGGAATAGAACAACTCGGCCGCTATGTCGAGCGGAAAGTGACGATTCGCTGA
- a CDS encoding RidA family protein produces the protein MTQIVKVKTGSKFEALGSYSRLVAVDNWIFVSNTAGRHPESQHISDDVIEQAQQVFDNIEKALASVGAGLADVVMSRVFIQDPADVPLVMEFVGQKFKGIDPATTVTCPPLGSTIYQVELEVTAYRGAGDSETNRITI, from the coding sequence ATGACCCAGATTGTAAAAGTAAAAACCGGCTCAAAATTTGAAGCGCTTGGCAGCTATTCCCGCCTTGTGGCCGTGGATAACTGGATATTTGTTTCCAATACAGCCGGCCGTCATCCTGAATCTCAACACATCTCTGATGATGTGATTGAACAGGCACAGCAGGTATTCGACAACATTGAAAAAGCATTGGCTTCCGTCGGTGCCGGGTTGGCCGATGTCGTGATGTCTCGTGTTTTTATTCAGGATCCGGCCGATGTTCCGCTGGTGATGGAATTTGTCGGCCAAAAATTTAAGGGAATTGACCCTGCAACGACGGTGACCTGTCCCCCTTTGGGATCGACGATCTATCAAGTTGAGCTGGAAGTCACTGCCTATCGTGGTGCCGGTGATAGCGAGACAAACAGAATCACGATCTGA
- a CDS encoding transporter substrate-binding domain-containing protein: MRLNTKSKASKYVLSSFALLPLFISATSHAENKLQEVLDRGYLIVGTGSTNAPWHFKDTKNNLAGFDIDMAKLVAKGLFDDETKIKFVDQSGDARIPNLVTNKVDLSCQFMTVTPSRAQQVGFTIPYYREGVGLLLMNKSKYSDYDSLKDAGDSVVVAVLQNVYAEEMVHAALPKAEVDQYESVALMYQALNSGRADAAATDQSSLRWYMVQNPGHYKDSGYSWMPQSYACAVKKGDQEWLNFVNVVFHEAMTGVDFGAYSQSFEKWFGVQLPMPKTGFPVEYK; the protein is encoded by the coding sequence ATGAGATTGAATACGAAGAGTAAAGCCAGTAAATATGTTTTGAGTTCATTCGCTCTGTTGCCCCTGTTTATTTCAGCGACTAGCCATGCAGAAAATAAACTACAAGAGGTGTTAGATCGCGGATATTTAATTGTAGGCACCGGAAGCACAAATGCGCCTTGGCACTTTAAAGATACAAAAAATAATTTAGCAGGCTTTGATATAGATATGGCAAAGTTAGTGGCTAAAGGATTATTTGACGATGAAACCAAGATTAAATTTGTTGACCAATCGGGTGACGCCCGCATTCCTAATTTAGTCACAAATAAAGTCGATCTTAGCTGCCAGTTCATGACAGTTACCCCAAGTCGGGCTCAACAGGTTGGCTTTACGATACCGTATTACCGGGAAGGTGTCGGACTTTTATTAATGAATAAAAGTAAATACAGCGACTATGATTCATTAAAAGATGCCGGAGACAGCGTCGTCGTCGCGGTTTTACAAAACGTTTATGCAGAAGAGATGGTGCATGCAGCGTTACCGAAAGCTGAGGTCGATCAATATGAAAGCGTTGCATTAATGTATCAGGCATTAAACTCTGGCCGAGCCGATGCAGCAGCAACAGATCAATCTTCTCTCCGTTGGTATATGGTGCAAAACCCGGGTCATTATAAGGATTCTGGTTATTCTTGGATGCCTCAAAGTTACGCCTGTGCCGTTAAAAAAGGTGATCAGGAATGGCTGAACTTCGTGAATGTCGTGTTCCATGAAGCGATGACAGGTGTTGATTTTGGTGCTTACTCTCAATCATTTGAGAAATGGTTTGGCGTGCAATTGCCAATGCCAAAAACTGGCTTCCCTGTTGAATATAAATAA
- a CDS encoding PTS sugar transporter subunit IIA, producing the protein MLRELITPDVVRIYSDASDWKDAIEKSCVALIDNHAIEPSYVDAICRSHESIGPYYVVGPGMAMPHARPEDGVNRLALAVTVIQQGVNFNADENDPIKMLVTLAATDSNSHIEAIAQLAELFMNEAHVQQICNAQSPDDVLAVIHQY; encoded by the coding sequence ATGCTACGTGAACTGATAACCCCTGATGTGGTGCGCATTTATTCTGATGCGAGCGACTGGAAAGATGCGATTGAAAAATCTTGTGTGGCCCTGATTGACAACCATGCCATAGAACCCAGCTACGTTGATGCAATTTGTCGCTCGCATGAATCGATAGGTCCTTATTACGTCGTCGGTCCGGGGATGGCGATGCCTCATGCTCGCCCGGAGGATGGCGTCAACCGTTTAGCGCTTGCAGTGACGGTCATTCAGCAAGGGGTGAATTTTAATGCCGATGAAAATGACCCGATCAAAATGCTGGTGACATTAGCCGCGACAGATAGTAACAGCCACATTGAAGCGATTGCGCAGCTCGCTGAACTCTTTATGAATGAAGCGCATGTACAACAGATTTGCAACGCGCAAAGCCCAGACGATGTGCTGGCCGTGATTCACCAATATTAA
- a CDS encoding trypsin-like serine peptidase → MKLRILSLSIMGLCSLGVQASDLSQFTEISQKANFIDGVNVVQPPEFTNDPTFSDSIVDRADAMGAIAVDRDGNQSTAEISEDALRALEDAVKTLDELGLDATLFTTPEKDATIKPKVTGEEEDVQGVVIGRDDRTRITRTTVSPYNYIGHISVGCTGTLIGSKYVLTAGHCVANGRGSWYKKLDFAAGQNGSAKPWGTTGWKTAITTKAWFNNRNSNYDYALIVLQKAPHGGYSGWGVYSGGTHSVTGYPGDKTHWTLWTDSGKTNTISSYRVCYTMDTAGGESGSGIRDTRNYVRGIHTTGSSSRNCGTRLTSTVYNTLKQWISSY, encoded by the coding sequence ATGAAGCTTAGAATATTATCTCTTTCGATCATGGGTCTGTGCTCACTTGGTGTTCAGGCCAGTGATTTATCACAATTTACTGAAATCTCTCAAAAAGCAAATTTTATTGATGGCGTTAATGTTGTTCAGCCTCCGGAATTTACCAACGATCCGACTTTCAGTGATTCGATTGTTGACCGGGCAGACGCCATGGGAGCGATTGCCGTTGATCGGGACGGAAATCAATCCACCGCTGAGATTTCAGAAGATGCATTGCGAGCACTTGAGGACGCAGTCAAGACATTGGATGAACTGGGTCTGGATGCCACGCTATTTACCACACCGGAAAAAGACGCAACGATTAAACCTAAAGTGACCGGAGAAGAGGAAGATGTTCAGGGGGTGGTCATTGGTCGTGATGATCGGACCCGGATCACAAGAACAACCGTTTCACCTTACAACTATATCGGCCATATCTCCGTTGGATGTACCGGTACACTGATTGGTAGTAAATATGTACTGACAGCGGGCCACTGTGTTGCAAACGGTCGTGGCAGTTGGTACAAGAAGCTGGATTTTGCCGCCGGACAGAATGGTTCTGCAAAACCTTGGGGAACCACCGGGTGGAAAACTGCAATCACCACTAAAGCTTGGTTCAATAACCGTAATTCTAATTACGATTATGCGTTAATCGTGTTGCAAAAAGCGCCGCACGGTGGTTACTCTGGTTGGGGAGTCTATTCTGGTGGTACCCATTCGGTGACCGGATATCCGGGAGATAAAACCCACTGGACCCTATGGACTGACTCCGGTAAAACCAATACCATCTCTTCTTATCGTGTCTGTTATACAATGGATACCGCCGGTGGCGAAAGCGGTAGCGGAATCCGGGATACTCGTAACTACGTTCGCGGCATTCATACAACGGGTTCATCTTCCCGTAACTGTGGTACTCGGCTGACTAGTACCGTATACAATACGCTGAAACAGTGGATATCTTCCTATTAA
- a CDS encoding NAD(P)/FAD-dependent oxidoreductase: MTQRLEPVKTQDQHPASTQVVIIGGGIIGASAALALAERNIPVVLLEKGQIGAEQSSRNLGWIRKTNRHAEDIPLAQAADRLWAEMPQRLGRSVGYQQSGILFAARDEKQMAMYQGWHQSVQSLQLDSQLLNPQQIDQLAPGGRDQWIGGVYTPSDGFAEPAIATSAIAQRAIEKGAVLVQNCAVRTLSTAGGKVSGVVTEQGEIRCTQVLLASGAWSRRFLGNHGVSFPTLPIICSVLRTKATQGPTDIAFAAPDFSFRRHADGGFVITQRGALDAPLTLDHLLIGMRYLPQLRAQRSYMRMSLGRHFLRDLALPRRWKANGVSPFERIRTLNPPANDGINQEALTNLANAWPMFAGIGIDESWAGLIDVTPDSVPVIDHIGAIPGLTVATGFSGHGFGTGPAAGQLAADLVANVTPIVDPTPYRFERF, from the coding sequence ATGACACAGAGATTGGAACCCGTAAAGACGCAAGACCAGCACCCCGCATCAACGCAAGTGGTGATTATCGGTGGGGGCATTATCGGTGCCAGTGCCGCATTAGCATTGGCTGAGCGGAACATTCCGGTGGTATTGCTGGAAAAAGGACAAATAGGTGCGGAGCAGTCATCTCGTAACCTCGGTTGGATCCGCAAAACCAATCGTCATGCTGAAGACATTCCGTTGGCACAGGCCGCAGACCGACTCTGGGCTGAGATGCCGCAGCGGCTCGGGCGTTCGGTCGGTTACCAGCAGTCAGGCATTCTGTTTGCTGCGCGTGATGAAAAACAGATGGCCATGTATCAAGGGTGGCATCAATCCGTTCAGTCATTGCAATTGGATTCTCAACTCCTTAACCCACAGCAAATTGATCAACTGGCTCCCGGTGGTCGTGATCAATGGATCGGTGGCGTGTATACCCCTTCCGACGGATTTGCAGAACCAGCCATTGCGACCAGTGCCATCGCTCAGCGAGCCATTGAAAAAGGGGCGGTGCTGGTACAGAACTGTGCCGTCCGCACACTCTCAACCGCTGGCGGTAAGGTGAGTGGGGTTGTCACCGAGCAAGGTGAAATCCGCTGTACTCAAGTGCTGCTTGCCAGTGGTGCGTGGTCGAGACGTTTCTTAGGCAATCATGGGGTGTCGTTTCCGACACTACCGATTATCTGTTCAGTGTTGCGTACGAAAGCCACCCAAGGGCCGACGGATATTGCATTTGCAGCACCGGATTTTTCTTTTCGCCGCCATGCAGACGGTGGGTTTGTCATTACACAGCGCGGGGCGCTGGATGCACCGTTGACGCTGGATCATTTGCTGATCGGTATGCGTTATTTGCCGCAGTTACGTGCACAGCGCAGTTATATGCGCATGTCGCTCGGGCGTCATTTCCTCCGGGATTTGGCTTTGCCACGGCGCTGGAAGGCGAACGGTGTGTCTCCGTTCGAACGGATTCGTACCCTGAACCCGCCAGCGAATGACGGAATTAACCAAGAAGCACTGACGAATCTTGCCAATGCTTGGCCGATGTTTGCAGGCATTGGGATTGATGAAAGCTGGGCCGGTCTGATTGATGTAACACCGGATTCCGTTCCCGTGATTGATCACATTGGGGCGATTCCCGGCCTGACGGTCGCCACCGGCTTTTCTGGTCACGGATTTGGGACCGGCCCGGCAGCAGGACAGCTCGCCGCGGATTTGGTCGCGAATGTCACACCGATTGTCGATCCGACTCCTTATCGGTTTGAGCGGTTTTAA